A region of Ochrobactrum quorumnocens DNA encodes the following proteins:
- a CDS encoding chromosome segregation SMC family protein has product MRFSKLRLVGFKSFVEPMEFVIEGGLTGVVGPNGCGKSNLVEALRWVMGENSYKNMRASGMDDVIFSGSATRPARNTAEVTLFLDNSDRTAPAAYNDQDELQVSRRIEREAGSVYRINGKEARAKDVQLLFADQSTGARSPSMVGQGRIGELIQAKPQARRALLEEAAGISGLHTRRHEAELRLRAAEGNLERLEDVVGELGSQIESLKRQARQANRFKALSADIRRAEASLMHLRWSQAKAQEGEAQSALAQATSVVGDMAQAQMNAAREQAVGAHKLPEMREAEAKAAAALQRLSIARTQLDEEDGRIRARRAELMKRLEQLTADIAREEQMVRENADILARLDEEEQELLASNEASGERDEELRAIFEEAEIRLQDSENALARVTAERAEASAERTQIERALQETQSRRDRLANQMETIERDIASVAEQIGGLFDPSEKRLLVEGATDALAAAEEAVIAVEELVSSAREQETASRQPLNEARTELNRIETEAHTLARILNAGEAGQYPPVVEELRVEKGYEIALGAALGEDLDAASDSSAPVFWAYNPAPETDPALPEGSVPLDRLVEGPQQLRRRLAQVGVVSESDGQRLQASLRPGQRLVSKAGALWRWDGYTASADAPTPAAQRLAQKNRLAELEQEAIAAARRVHDVEQAVQRLEIAVREAVEHERVARDSWRANQHKLDEAREALAAVERAAGQLATKRAGLEEAKSRLEENLEEAQIRVVEAEDRLNEMPDMDAIGERHSALNSEVQSDRVTLAEARAAYEGQRREADNRARRLAMIGMERRNWASRAQNAEQQIAALNDRRAETADEAEVLAEAPEEIESRRRALLNELSEADDRRKQAADILAEAEAVQAELDKAATLAIQQLATSREQRARAEERLTAAEERRKDTELRIAEALNCAPHEAIRHTGLKPEDRMPDPDQLERQLERLRIERERLGAVNLRAEEESQELSARLEAIISEREDVIEAIKKLRQAIQSLNREGRERLLAAFDVVNAQFQRLFTHLFGGGTAELQLIESDDPLDAGLEILARPPGKKPQTMTLLSGGEQALTAMALIFAVFLTNPAPICVLDEVDAPLDDHNVERYCNLMDEMAASTETRFVVITHNPITMARMSRLFGVTMGEQGVSQLVSVDLQTAERLREAV; this is encoded by the coding sequence ATGCGCTTCTCCAAGCTGCGACTTGTTGGTTTCAAGTCCTTTGTCGAACCTATGGAGTTCGTCATTGAAGGCGGATTGACAGGCGTCGTCGGGCCAAATGGTTGCGGCAAGTCCAATCTCGTCGAAGCGCTGCGCTGGGTGATGGGTGAAAACTCATACAAGAATATGCGCGCTTCCGGCATGGATGATGTAATCTTTTCTGGTTCAGCTACGCGTCCCGCGCGCAATACGGCAGAAGTGACGCTCTTCCTCGACAATTCTGATCGCACCGCACCGGCTGCTTATAATGATCAGGACGAGTTGCAGGTTTCGCGCCGCATTGAGCGTGAGGCCGGTTCCGTCTATCGGATCAATGGCAAGGAAGCGCGCGCCAAAGATGTGCAACTTCTCTTCGCCGATCAGTCGACCGGCGCTCGTTCGCCGTCTATGGTTGGACAGGGGCGCATTGGTGAACTCATTCAGGCCAAGCCACAGGCGCGCCGCGCGCTTTTGGAAGAAGCTGCGGGTATTTCCGGCCTCCATACGCGTCGACATGAGGCCGAACTGCGTCTGCGCGCTGCCGAAGGCAATCTTGAGCGCCTCGAAGATGTCGTGGGTGAGCTGGGTAGCCAGATCGAAAGCCTGAAGCGACAGGCGCGACAGGCCAATCGGTTCAAGGCGCTTTCTGCTGATATACGCCGTGCCGAAGCATCTCTTATGCATTTGCGCTGGTCACAAGCCAAAGCGCAGGAAGGCGAAGCGCAAAGTGCGCTCGCGCAGGCAACTTCTGTGGTTGGGGACATGGCACAAGCGCAGATGAATGCTGCGCGTGAACAGGCCGTTGGCGCTCATAAATTACCCGAAATGCGTGAGGCAGAAGCAAAGGCTGCTGCTGCTCTGCAACGCCTTTCCATCGCTCGCACGCAGCTTGATGAAGAAGACGGTCGTATTCGGGCCCGCCGCGCCGAACTTATGAAGCGGCTCGAACAGCTGACGGCTGATATCGCCCGTGAAGAGCAAATGGTGCGTGAGAATGCCGATATTCTGGCGCGTCTTGATGAGGAAGAGCAAGAGTTGCTTGCTTCGAACGAAGCATCTGGTGAGCGCGATGAAGAATTGCGCGCGATCTTCGAGGAGGCGGAAATCCGCCTGCAGGATAGCGAAAACGCGCTGGCTCGCGTGACTGCGGAACGGGCGGAAGCTTCTGCAGAACGTACGCAGATTGAGCGCGCGTTGCAGGAAACGCAAAGCCGCCGTGATCGTCTGGCAAACCAGATGGAAACGATTGAGCGCGATATCGCATCAGTTGCTGAGCAGATCGGTGGTCTGTTTGATCCGTCTGAAAAGCGTCTTCTCGTTGAAGGAGCGACTGATGCGCTGGCTGCCGCCGAAGAGGCTGTGATCGCTGTCGAAGAACTCGTGAGTTCCGCTCGCGAGCAGGAAACTGCCAGTCGTCAGCCGCTGAACGAGGCTCGCACGGAACTCAATCGTATTGAAACCGAAGCACACACGCTGGCGCGCATTCTCAATGCTGGTGAGGCAGGGCAGTATCCGCCTGTTGTTGAGGAATTGCGGGTCGAGAAGGGTTATGAAATAGCCCTTGGTGCGGCGCTTGGCGAAGACCTTGATGCTGCAAGCGATTCCAGCGCACCGGTCTTCTGGGCCTATAACCCCGCACCCGAAACTGATCCTGCACTGCCTGAAGGTAGCGTGCCTCTTGATCGTTTGGTGGAAGGCCCACAACAATTGCGCCGCAGGCTCGCGCAGGTGGGTGTTGTTTCGGAGAGTGATGGCCAGCGTTTGCAGGCATCCTTGCGTCCCGGCCAGCGCCTTGTAAGCAAGGCTGGCGCTCTGTGGCGCTGGGATGGATATACCGCTAGTGCTGACGCGCCAACGCCTGCTGCACAGCGACTTGCGCAGAAGAACCGGCTAGCCGAGCTGGAGCAGGAAGCAATCGCGGCCGCTCGCCGCGTGCACGACGTTGAGCAAGCCGTACAGCGTCTTGAAATCGCCGTGCGTGAAGCAGTCGAGCATGAGCGTGTGGCGCGGGATTCATGGCGCGCAAATCAGCATAAGCTGGATGAAGCGCGTGAGGCTCTGGCTGCCGTTGAACGAGCCGCCGGGCAACTGGCTACTAAGCGCGCGGGCCTCGAAGAAGCCAAATCGCGCCTTGAGGAAAATCTCGAAGAAGCACAAATCCGTGTGGTTGAAGCCGAAGATCGGCTCAACGAAATGCCGGATATGGACGCAATCGGCGAGCGTCATTCGGCTTTGAATTCAGAAGTGCAATCGGATCGTGTAACACTTGCAGAAGCGCGCGCGGCTTATGAAGGTCAGCGACGTGAAGCGGACAACCGTGCGCGACGGTTGGCGATGATTGGCATGGAACGGCGCAACTGGGCGTCACGAGCGCAAAATGCAGAGCAACAAATTGCAGCTCTGAATGACCGCCGAGCCGAAACTGCGGATGAAGCAGAAGTTCTGGCGGAAGCCCCGGAAGAAATCGAGAGCCGCCGCCGTGCGCTTTTGAATGAACTTTCGGAAGCAGATGATCGTCGCAAACAGGCTGCCGACATTTTGGCTGAAGCCGAAGCGGTGCAGGCCGAACTCGACAAGGCTGCGACACTGGCGATACAGCAGCTTGCAACCAGTCGTGAGCAACGCGCGCGCGCGGAAGAGCGCCTGACTGCTGCCGAAGAGCGCCGCAAGGATACGGAATTACGCATTGCAGAAGCGCTTAACTGCGCGCCGCATGAGGCCATTCGTCATACGGGCCTCAAGCCCGAAGATCGTATGCCTGATCCGGATCAGCTCGAACGCCAGCTTGAGCGGTTGCGTATCGAACGCGAGCGTCTTGGTGCGGTCAACCTGCGCGCGGAAGAGGAAAGTCAGGAGCTTTCTGCTCGTCTTGAGGCGATTATCTCCGAGCGCGAAGACGTCATCGAGGCGATCAAGAAACTGCGTCAGGCCATCCAGAGCCTCAATCGCGAAGGCCGCGAACGTCTGTTGGCTGCTTTCGATGTGGTGAATGCGCAGTTCCAGCGTCTGTTCACGCATCTTTTTGGTGGCGGTACGGCAGAGCTTCAGCTGATTGAAAGCGATGACCCGCTGGATGCCGGTCTGGAAATCCTTGCTCGTCCTCCGGGCAAGAAGCCGCAGACGATGACCCTTCTATCGGGTGGCGAGCAGGCACTGACAGCAATGGCGCTGATCTTTGCAGTATTCCTCACCAACCCAGCGCCAATCTGTGTGTTGGACGAAGTGGATGCACCGCTCGATGATCATAATGTCGAGCGCTACTGCAATCTGATGGATGAAATGGCGGCTTCAACCGAAACGCGTTTCGTCGTCATCACGCATAATCCGATCACCATGGCCCGTATGAGCCGTCTGTTTGGCGTGACGATGGGCGAGCAGGGCGTGAGCCAGCTTGTCTCTGTTGATCTGCAAACTGCAGAGCGGTTGCGCGAAGCGGTCTGA
- a CDS encoding VOC family protein produces MRITGKLDYLEMPAANGSLDTAKSFYARAFGWSFVDYGPTYSAFAEGLDGGFDADPQATAKPLPVLYSAKIEETLASVTEAGGTIVKPIFAFPGGRRFHFTDPAGNELAVWSDK; encoded by the coding sequence ATGCGTATCACCGGCAAGCTCGATTATCTTGAAATGCCTGCGGCCAATGGGTCGCTCGACACCGCTAAAAGTTTCTATGCGCGTGCGTTTGGCTGGTCATTCGTTGATTACGGCCCGACCTATTCTGCTTTTGCCGAAGGGCTGGATGGTGGTTTTGATGCCGATCCGCAAGCCACCGCCAAACCTTTGCCCGTACTTTATTCGGCAAAAATTGAAGAAACGCTGGCCTCCGTGACCGAGGCTGGTGGAACGATTGTGAAACCTATCTTTGCCTTCCCTGGTGGGCGTCGCTTTCATTTCACCGACCCTGCAGGCAACGAGCTTGCGGTCTGGAGCGACAAGTAG
- a CDS encoding GNAT family N-acetyltransferase encodes MILAPDALTYRAPNVEDAEEICAMTNMPKFRAGTSRLPFTRVANTRQWLSNLKDKHIVIVATLDGKIVGSCDIRRADGRRIHAGTIGIGVHDDYHGQGIGTGLMREIIDVADNWLNLQRLDLTVFADNLHAIQLYENFGFEREGVLRSDAFRDGQFVDCILMGRLHF; translated from the coding sequence ATGATTTTAGCACCAGATGCACTCACGTATCGCGCTCCAAACGTAGAGGATGCGGAAGAAATATGTGCAATGACCAACATGCCCAAGTTTCGAGCGGGAACATCCCGTTTGCCGTTTACGCGCGTTGCAAACACGCGCCAATGGCTTTCAAACCTCAAAGATAAACACATCGTCATAGTAGCCACACTTGACGGAAAGATTGTTGGAAGCTGCGATATTCGTCGCGCAGATGGCCGGCGAATACACGCAGGGACTATCGGTATTGGCGTGCATGATGACTACCACGGCCAAGGCATCGGCACTGGCCTTATGCGCGAAATTATTGACGTGGCAGACAACTGGCTCAACCTTCAGCGACTGGATCTGACAGTGTTTGCTGACAATCTTCACGCCATTCAGCTATATGAAAACTTCGGCTTCGAACGCGAAGGCGTTCTGCGATCCGATGCCTTCAGAGACGGACAGTTTGTCGACTGCATCTTGATGGGCCGACTTCACTTTTAA
- the ppdK gene encoding pyruvate, phosphate dikinase: MAKWVYAFGDGKAEGAASDRNLLGGKGANLAEMSSLGLPVPPGFTITTEVCTSYYDHERTYPDELDGQVQKALNHVADLTGRAFGGTEKPLLVSVRSGARASMPGMMDTVLNLGLNDETVQAIAREAGDERFAYDSYRRFIQMYSDVVLGVDHGFFEEILEDKKADLGVEVDTALSADDWKEVIGLYKAKVEEELGAPFPQDPREQLWGAISAVFSSWMNARAITYRRLHNIPAQWGTAVNVQAMVFGNMGETSATGVAFTRNPSTGEKKLYGEFLVNAQGEDVVAGIRTPQNITEEARIAAGSDKPSLEKVMPEAFGEFLKVASRLERHYRDMQDLEFTIERGKLWMLQTRSGKRTAKAALKMAVEMAAEGLITEEEAVLRIDPAALDQLLHPTIDPRAERIVIGQGLPASPGAATGEIVFSSEDAEQAKSEGRNVILVRVETSPEDIHGMHAAEGILTTRGGMTSHAAVVARGMGKPCVSGAGSLRVDYRNGTMLAAGQTFKKGDIITVDGGSGQVLKGAVAMLQPELSGDFGQLMQWADKTRRMKVRANAETPADARTARSFGAEGIGLCRTEHMFFEGERIIAMREMILADKEEGRRTALDKLLPMQRSDFVELFEIMKGLPVTIRLLDPPLHEFLPRTDEEVAEVASAMGVDADKLRERSESLHEFNPMLGHRGCRLAVSYPEIAEMQARAIFEAAVEAGKKTGEPVVPEVMVPLVGLKAELDFVKARIDAVAKEVISEAGVQIDYMVGTMIELPRAALRAAEIAETAEFFSFGTNDLTQTTFGISRDDAAPFLSTYQSRGLIEQDPFVSLDLEGVGELIQIAAERGRKTRDNLKLGICGEHGGDPTSIAFCEKTGLDYVSCSPFRVPIARLAAAQASARNSAFRKV; this comes from the coding sequence ATGGCGAAGTGGGTGTACGCATTCGGTGATGGTAAGGCAGAGGGCGCTGCGAGCGATCGCAACCTTCTCGGTGGCAAAGGAGCGAACCTGGCTGAAATGAGCAGCCTTGGTCTGCCAGTGCCGCCCGGTTTTACAATAACGACCGAAGTGTGCACCTCCTATTACGACCATGAACGCACCTATCCTGACGAACTCGATGGGCAGGTGCAAAAGGCACTGAACCATGTTGCAGATCTGACCGGCCGCGCATTTGGCGGCACGGAAAAGCCGTTGCTGGTTTCGGTGCGTTCTGGCGCGCGCGCCTCCATGCCAGGCATGATGGATACGGTTCTGAACCTTGGCCTCAATGATGAGACCGTTCAGGCTATCGCGCGAGAGGCTGGTGACGAGCGTTTTGCTTACGACAGCTATCGCCGCTTCATCCAGATGTATTCAGATGTGGTGTTGGGTGTCGATCACGGTTTCTTTGAAGAAATTCTGGAAGACAAGAAGGCCGATCTTGGTGTCGAAGTCGATACAGCGTTGAGCGCTGATGACTGGAAGGAAGTCATCGGGCTTTACAAGGCCAAGGTCGAAGAAGAACTGGGCGCGCCATTTCCGCAAGACCCGCGTGAGCAGCTTTGGGGTGCGATCAGCGCAGTCTTCTCAAGCTGGATGAATGCGCGCGCTATCACCTATCGTCGTCTGCATAATATCCCAGCGCAATGGGGAACCGCCGTCAATGTTCAGGCGATGGTTTTCGGCAATATGGGCGAAACCTCTGCAACGGGCGTTGCCTTTACCCGTAATCCTTCCACCGGCGAAAAGAAACTCTACGGCGAGTTTCTGGTCAATGCACAGGGCGAAGATGTGGTTGCAGGCATTCGCACGCCGCAGAACATTACCGAGGAAGCGCGAATTGCCGCTGGTTCCGACAAACCGTCGCTTGAAAAGGTAATGCCGGAAGCATTTGGCGAGTTTCTGAAAGTGGCTAGCCGACTTGAGCGGCATTATCGCGACATGCAGGATCTCGAATTTACCATCGAACGTGGCAAGCTCTGGATGCTGCAAACGCGCTCGGGCAAGCGCACGGCCAAAGCAGCGTTGAAAATGGCTGTCGAGATGGCCGCCGAAGGATTGATTACTGAAGAAGAAGCCGTGCTGCGTATTGATCCGGCAGCGCTTGACCAGCTTTTGCATCCGACCATCGATCCTCGTGCCGAGCGCATCGTTATCGGCCAGGGACTGCCAGCTTCGCCGGGGGCTGCGACAGGTGAGATCGTGTTTTCGTCGGAAGATGCTGAACAGGCCAAGTCTGAAGGCCGCAATGTTATCCTCGTGCGCGTTGAAACGAGCCCGGAAGATATTCACGGCATGCACGCGGCTGAAGGCATTCTGACAACACGCGGCGGCATGACCAGTCATGCCGCAGTTGTTGCACGCGGTATGGGTAAGCCTTGTGTGTCTGGCGCAGGATCGCTGCGTGTCGATTACCGCAACGGCACGATGCTGGCCGCAGGTCAGACGTTCAAAAAAGGCGATATTATCACCGTTGATGGCGGCAGCGGTCAGGTACTGAAGGGGGCGGTTGCCATGTTGCAGCCGGAGCTTTCCGGCGACTTTGGTCAGCTGATGCAATGGGCGGATAAGACACGTCGCATGAAAGTGCGGGCCAATGCGGAAACACCTGCAGATGCCCGAACAGCACGTTCATTCGGCGCGGAAGGCATTGGGCTCTGCCGTACTGAGCATATGTTTTTCGAAGGCGAACGCATTATAGCAATGCGCGAAATGATCCTTGCCGACAAAGAGGAAGGTCGTCGCACGGCTTTGGACAAGCTTCTGCCGATGCAGCGTTCGGACTTTGTCGAACTGTTCGAGATCATGAAGGGGCTGCCGGTTACAATCCGCTTGCTCGATCCGCCGCTCCACGAATTCCTGCCGCGCACGGACGAAGAAGTCGCGGAAGTTGCAAGTGCTATGGGTGTCGATGCTGATAAGCTGCGCGAACGTTCCGAGAGCTTACACGAATTCAATCCGATGTTGGGCCATCGCGGATGCCGTTTGGCCGTGTCTTATCCAGAGATTGCTGAAATGCAGGCGCGAGCGATCTTTGAGGCCGCAGTCGAAGCTGGCAAAAAGACCGGCGAACCGGTGGTGCCGGAAGTCATGGTGCCGCTGGTTGGTCTCAAGGCAGAGCTCGATTTTGTCAAAGCGCGCATTGATGCTGTGGCAAAAGAGGTTATCAGCGAAGCTGGCGTTCAGATCGATTATATGGTTGGCACTATGATCGAGCTGCCACGTGCGGCTTTGCGTGCTGCCGAGATTGCAGAGACCGCAGAGTTCTTCTCATTTGGTACGAACGATCTCACGCAGACGACATTTGGTATTTCGCGTGATGATGCTGCTCCGTTTCTTTCGACTTACCAGAGCCGTGGTTTGATCGAACAGGACCCGTTCGTCTCGCTTGATTTAGAGGGCGTGGGTGAACTGATCCAGATCGCCGCCGAACGTGGACGTAAAACGCGCGACAATCTCAAGCTTGGTATCTGTGGCGAACATGGCGGCGATCCGACGTCGATAGCTTTCTGCGAGAAGACCGGGCTTGATTACGTGTCCTGCTCGCCTTTCCGTGTGCCGATTGCACGTCTGGCGGCAGCGCAGGCCTCAGCACGAAATAGCGCGTTCCGAAAAGTGTGA
- a CDS encoding polysaccharide deacetylase family protein, producing the protein MLRQLLAAGVALICLNTVASAYDALPQPENNEKIRIVEPQLRIAKGGAAAPQVALTLDACMGKTDHRILDVLVQKRIPATIFVTGRWLKQNAEAFALMKAHPDLFDIENHGNMHVPAITNVQTMYNIKTAGSLDAVRSEIDGGADAIAKSGASKPQWYRDATARYSTDAVKLATSMGYKIGGYSLNGDQGASLLAPVVARRISAARDGDVIISHINQPTRSAGEGVAKGILALQAKGMKFVKLRDVETSMTLNPVPDHNLHAGAPATLAKPPANK; encoded by the coding sequence ATGTTGCGTCAGTTACTTGCGGCGGGGGTCGCGCTCATTTGTTTGAACACTGTGGCCAGCGCATATGATGCGCTTCCGCAGCCGGAAAACAACGAAAAAATCAGAATTGTTGAACCACAATTGCGTATTGCAAAGGGTGGGGCGGCTGCGCCGCAAGTGGCGCTGACGCTCGATGCCTGCATGGGGAAAACGGATCACCGTATTCTCGATGTATTGGTGCAGAAACGCATTCCGGCGACGATTTTTGTTACTGGACGCTGGCTGAAGCAGAATGCGGAAGCCTTTGCGCTGATGAAGGCGCATCCTGACCTCTTCGACATTGAGAACCACGGCAATATGCATGTGCCAGCCATAACCAATGTGCAGACCATGTATAATATCAAAACAGCGGGTTCACTGGATGCCGTTCGTTCGGAAATTGATGGTGGTGCCGATGCAATCGCCAAGTCAGGCGCTTCAAAGCCGCAATGGTATCGTGATGCAACCGCCCGCTATTCGACCGATGCGGTTAAACTCGCGACGAGCATGGGCTACAAAATCGGCGGTTATTCATTGAACGGCGATCAGGGTGCATCGCTGCTTGCGCCTGTCGTTGCAAGGCGCATTTCGGCTGCACGCGATGGTGATGTCATCATTTCGCATATCAATCAGCCAACGCGCTCGGCAGGTGAGGGCGTGGCCAAGGGCATTCTGGCACTTCAGGCCAAGGGCATGAAGTTTGTGAAGCTAAGAGACGTTGAGACGTCCATGACGCTCAACCCGGTGCCGGACCATAATCTGCACGCAGGCGCACCTGCGACACTTGCAAAGCCGCCCGCAAACAAGTGA
- a CDS encoding DUF1499 domain-containing protein: protein MRKLRYQRRQSRSAIWALRFGVFAAVLSALGLILHRFGKLETPDFVLVAILGGGLAILALLCAAKGLRNLWVNGDKGGARSFCGSFLAFAVLLPLCFVGSLWYGSPQLYDLTTDFETPPQFPSTMPARLPGMNALSVDVAADMIGQMSAYPDVMGRRYPAAPDRVAQGVENTLKAFGWTQISRDIPLPEQNATRFAATAHSTFLGLKSDVVIRLLDEGETTYVDMRSLSRYGKRDMGLNAAFITEFLSALEGEVNKAPADVE, encoded by the coding sequence ATGAGAAAACTTCGCTATCAACGCCGACAGTCTCGTTCAGCCATTTGGGCTTTGCGTTTTGGCGTATTTGCGGCCGTGCTTTCAGCGCTGGGTCTTATCCTGCACAGGTTCGGCAAGCTGGAAACGCCGGATTTTGTTCTGGTCGCTATCCTCGGTGGTGGGCTTGCGATACTCGCGCTGTTATGTGCCGCAAAAGGACTACGTAATTTGTGGGTCAATGGCGACAAGGGTGGAGCACGCTCTTTCTGCGGCAGCTTTCTGGCTTTTGCAGTTCTGCTGCCGCTCTGTTTTGTAGGCTCTCTATGGTATGGCTCGCCACAGCTTTATGATCTGACAACTGATTTTGAGACGCCGCCACAGTTTCCATCGACAATGCCAGCCCGCTTGCCGGGCATGAACGCGCTCTCAGTTGATGTTGCCGCGGATATGATAGGGCAAATGTCAGCCTATCCGGATGTAATGGGGCGCCGTTATCCCGCAGCTCCAGATCGGGTTGCGCAAGGGGTAGAAAATACCCTCAAGGCCTTTGGCTGGACGCAGATTAGTCGCGACATTCCTTTGCCAGAGCAGAATGCTACGCGTTTTGCTGCGACGGCCCACAGCACTTTTCTTGGCTTGAAGAGCGATGTGGTTATCCGTCTGCTTGATGAAGGCGAAACCACCTATGTCGATATGCGATCCTTGTCGCGTTACGGCAAACGGGACATGGGGCTGAATGCCGCCTTTATAACCGAGTTTTTGTCGGCACTCGAAGGCGAGGTCAACAAGGCTCCAGCCGATGTTGAATGA
- a CDS encoding MBL fold metallo-hydrolase produces MALDFDGSFSPEYGAPVALRKDLLRLTANNPSAFTFHGTNSYIIGTDTLAVIDPGPENEEHFQALLAAIAKRPVSHIFVSHTHRDHSPLARQLKEQTGALVVAEGPHRPARPYYSGEVNFLEASADTDFAPDLVLSDGAKIDGDGWALRGIHTPGHAANHMAFGLEGTGILFSADHVMAWATSIVAPPDGSMSDYMASLEKLLERDDDIYLPGHGGAVTKPAAFVRGLRAHRKMRERAILERIVQGDRTIPDMVKAIYRETDPRLHGAAALSVLAHLEDLVGRGEIITDGYPSLNGIYQPR; encoded by the coding sequence ATGGCGCTTGATTTCGACGGCAGCTTCTCCCCGGAATATGGGGCGCCGGTTGCCTTGCGTAAAGACCTGCTCCGCCTGACTGCGAATAATCCGAGCGCTTTTACATTTCATGGCACAAACAGCTATATCATAGGGACAGATACGCTCGCCGTTATCGATCCAGGTCCAGAGAACGAAGAGCATTTTCAGGCTCTTCTCGCTGCAATCGCCAAGCGCCCTGTGAGTCATATTTTTGTAAGCCATACCCATCGCGACCATTCCCCCCTCGCAAGGCAGCTGAAGGAACAGACTGGTGCGCTTGTTGTTGCCGAGGGTCCACATCGCCCCGCCCGTCCTTATTATAGCGGCGAAGTGAACTTTCTTGAGGCAAGTGCCGATACCGATTTCGCGCCCGATCTGGTCCTGTCCGATGGTGCAAAGATCGACGGCGACGGTTGGGCGCTGCGCGGGATACACACCCCCGGCCATGCAGCCAACCACATGGCCTTCGGCCTCGAAGGCACAGGCATCCTGTTTTCTGCCGATCATGTGATGGCATGGGCGACGTCTATCGTTGCGCCACCAGACGGTTCAATGAGCGATTACATGGCTTCGCTTGAGAAGCTGCTTGAACGCGATGATGATATCTATCTGCCTGGCCATGGAGGTGCAGTCACAAAGCCGGCGGCGTTTGTGCGGGGATTGCGTGCACATCGTAAAATGCGAGAACGCGCAATACTGGAGCGGATCGTTCAAGGCGATCGCACGATCCCGGATATGGTCAAAGCGATCTATCGCGAAACCGACCCACGTCTGCATGGTGCTGCAGCACTCTCGGTACTGGCGCATCTCGAAGATCTCGTCGGACGCGGGGAAATCATCACTGATGGCTATCCATCCCTGAATGGGATCTATCAGCCGCGCTGA
- a CDS encoding biotin transporter BioY produces the protein MRQRNKSKIAVASLPAGYLQTKQLTRAFRFVVLAILGSAVLTLSANIKVDLLYVNVTMQTAALFAISALYGSRLAVATVALYLLEGVLGMPVFTGTPEKGVGLAYMMGPTGGYLLSYLVAAWMIGRAADKGLAHKPLALGGVMLLAEAVVLVMGAGWMAYLYGIEKGIAFGFGAFIIADLVKLALAACSVPAMLALFKR, from the coding sequence ATGCGTCAGAGAAATAAATCAAAAATTGCCGTGGCGTCTCTTCCCGCTGGCTACTTGCAAACCAAGCAACTGACACGGGCTTTCCGGTTTGTTGTGCTGGCAATTCTTGGTAGCGCGGTTCTCACGCTCTCAGCAAATATCAAGGTTGATCTTCTCTACGTCAATGTGACGATGCAGACTGCAGCACTGTTTGCAATTTCTGCGCTTTATGGTTCACGTCTGGCTGTTGCCACTGTCGCGCTTTATCTGCTTGAGGGTGTGCTCGGCATGCCTGTTTTCACAGGAACACCCGAAAAGGGCGTGGGCCTTGCCTATATGATGGGGCCTACTGGTGGCTATCTGCTTTCTTATCTCGTTGCCGCATGGATGATTGGTCGAGCTGCGGATAAGGGGCTCGCACACAAGCCGCTTGCGCTTGGCGGTGTCATGCTGCTTGCAGAAGCCGTCGTGCTCGTCATGGGCGCGGGCTGGATGGCTTATTTGTATGGCATTGAAAAAGGTATCGCCTTTGGCTTTGGTGCCTTCATCATCGCCGATCTGGTCAAGCTTGCACTTGCGGCCTGTAGTGTCCCGGCAATGTTGGCACTATTCAAGCGTTGA
- a CDS encoding ureidoglycolate lyase — MKFEVLEVEPLTKAAFAPFGDVIEVNGAERRLINNGTTERFHDLARVEAVGTDARVLINIFRGQSFSAPIDIVMMERHPFGSQAFIPLNGRPFLMVVAEDAEGKPARPRAFLARGDQGVNYWRNVWHHPLVSLEQTSDFLIVDRAGNEDNLEEYFLPDVAYRIETIPAFETQI, encoded by the coding sequence GTGAAGTTTGAAGTGCTGGAAGTTGAGCCGCTGACAAAGGCGGCTTTTGCCCCTTTTGGGGATGTTATCGAGGTGAACGGTGCTGAGCGACGTCTCATCAACAATGGCACGACGGAACGCTTCCACGATCTTGCCCGCGTCGAGGCCGTTGGCACTGACGCACGTGTTCTGATCAATATTTTTCGCGGACAGTCTTTCTCAGCACCAATCGACATCGTGATGATGGAGCGCCATCCTTTCGGATCTCAGGCCTTCATACCCTTAAACGGCAGGCCGTTTCTGATGGTGGTGGCAGAAGATGCTGAAGGCAAACCCGCGCGACCGAGAGCGTTTTTGGCGCGAGGTGATCAGGGCGTCAACTATTGGCGCAATGTCTGGCATCATCCGCTTGTATCCCTTGAGCAGACGTCAGATTTTCTTATTGTTGACCGCGCAGGCAACGAGGATAATCTGGAGGAGTATTTCCTTCCGGATGTCGCCTATCGCATCGAGACAATCCCGGCTTTTGAAACGCAAATCTGA